From Pseudomonas hefeiensis, one genomic window encodes:
- the ccoO gene encoding cytochrome-c oxidase, cbb3-type subunit II codes for MKHETVEKNIGLLAFFMVIAVSIGGLTQIVPLFFQDVTNKPVEGMKPRTALELEGRDVYIANGCVGCHSQMIRPFRAETERYGHYSVAGESVWDHPFLWGSKRTGPDLARVGGRYSDDWQRAHLYNPRNVVPESKMPAYPFLVENKLDGKDTAKKMEVLRTLGVPYTDEDIAGAKDAVKGKTEMDALVAYLQGLGTIIKSKR; via the coding sequence ATGAAGCACGAAACAGTAGAGAAGAATATCGGCCTGCTGGCCTTCTTCATGGTCATCGCCGTCAGCATCGGCGGCCTGACCCAGATCGTTCCGCTGTTTTTCCAGGACGTGACCAACAAGCCGGTCGAAGGCATGAAGCCGCGCACCGCCCTTGAACTGGAAGGTCGCGACGTCTACATCGCCAACGGCTGTGTCGGCTGCCACTCGCAGATGATCCGTCCGTTTCGCGCAGAAACCGAACGCTATGGCCACTACTCGGTTGCCGGTGAAAGCGTCTGGGATCACCCGTTCCTGTGGGGTTCCAAACGTACCGGCCCGGACCTGGCTCGCGTTGGCGGCCGCTACTCCGACGACTGGCAGCGTGCGCACCTGTACAACCCGCGCAACGTAGTGCCTGAGTCGAAAATGCCGGCCTACCCGTTCCTCGTAGAAAACAAGCTCGACGGCAAAGACACCGCCAAGAAAATGGAAGTCTTGCGTACCCTGGGCGTGCCTTACACCGACGAAGACATCGCCGGTGCCAAGGATGCCGTGAAGGGCAAGACTGAAATGGACGCGCTGGTGGCCTATCTGCAAGGCCTGGGCACCATCATCAAAAGCAAACGGTGA
- a CDS encoding DUF6124 family protein, producing the protein MFKITPNPPETDSTSTHSGRKNKKHDETTKRVLDHYLLPKPEKSEEASNPDQLFTVAKNADNECLLANLSENLASADAMISNLAFDLEGPHRHIALGIQQLIELSSMLASRVLDNVDPR; encoded by the coding sequence ATGTTCAAAATTACTCCAAATCCTCCTGAAACTGACTCAACGTCTACCCATTCCGGTCGCAAAAACAAAAAGCACGACGAAACCACCAAACGCGTCTTGGATCACTACCTGCTACCCAAACCGGAAAAGTCCGAAGAGGCATCCAATCCAGACCAGCTCTTCACCGTGGCAAAAAACGCCGACAACGAATGCCTGCTTGCCAACCTCAGCGAAAACCTGGCATCCGCCGACGCGATGATCAGCAACCTGGCCTTCGATCTGGAAGGCCCCCACCGCCACATTGCCCTCGGCATCCAGCAACTGATCGAGTTGAGTTCAATGCTGGCCAGCCGTGTGCTGGATAACGTCGACCCACGCTAG
- a CDS encoding RHS repeat-associated core domain-containing protein yields the protein MSDALWAARLGDALNHTSMMADILGGVLEVAANIAITALATAAVVAATGITVATGGLGCFLLGAVVGAVVGIAMSKTGADEGLSHICEGIGNALFPPTVQANILTGSKDTFTNNIPSARAAGAVVSHVAPAGTELDMPAPEEEAEASYLDMAGNFFSQMWRPTVASPAPGTETRPEDLVICTKHPPMPPQFMAEGSDKVTINGQPAVRSGDRSTCDATVVSAGLISPDVTIGGGSVVVREIRSGKTPGVGLAVTALLMLKGGKGKFFSKLPCMLAGGAASMAVSSAMGAAANAAMGSSNPVHAATGAKVLGRDEELDFVLPGVLPIDWQRFYNSRDERRGGMFGTGWSVAYEVQVEILAHPDGGETLVYTDEQARPIDMGSIPPGGAVFSAGEGLAVRRHLNGQLLIESDDGVYRLFEPTPEHTSLLRLSQLGDRNDNRIFLDYDAAGRLMRLRDTFDLVQVELIRERERVTRIERLYPDQQREVLVSYAYDTANNLSEVRDATGQVQRRFSYDAGQRMVEHQLPTGLRCFYEWALIEDQEWRVVRHWTDEGDTYQFDYDLKAGVTRITDGLQRVSTRQWNRQHQITRYSDNLGQSWLFEWNDERQMLSATDPQGGRYAYSYDEAGNLIGEIDPLGRSDSTLWLEHWALPLVDTDAAGHSWKYRYDQRGNCSAETDPLGHVTHYRYDAHGQVIEIIDATGKIKKLRWNPFGQLVEHVDCSGYPTRFSYDQRGYLQTITDALGERTHFSYDAQGRLLSSQLPDGRTEQYQRDLAGQLTGYTDPAGHTTLYQHNRRGQVRQRTDAHGRQVQFAYDSYGRLQALVNENCESYRFAWDAGDRLIEQQDLDGSAKRYTYDPLDNVAAVTAIPAPYGTGLAVIPETPPAPIVHRLERDAVGRLIAKVTDDGRTEYTYDPLDQLTAVTFTDLQDNAQTLSFAYDATGQLLAENSAAGSLQHHYDELGNLIQTQLPDGRWVNRLYYGSGHLHQINLDGQIISDFERDRLHREVLRTQGQISTRSEYDRSGRLRARQRRHTSQPSLLPAAVQKHFEYDPTDNLIGKLDQQPAAQHRQLLHYDATGRIVASQDSLHGQRETFAYDAAANLLDGPQAGAGLVVHNKLLTYQDKRYRYDAFGRMIEKRSAARGLQRFAYDAESRLIEVHNDNGSVVKMTYDPLGRRTEKAEHDSHGYPLGETRFTWDGLRLLQEHRHQQTSLYLYEDDGHEPLARVDGSGPLQKIRYYHNDLNGLPEQLTEADGHNVWQATYRVWGNTLEEVREPYYIEEQNLRFQGQYLDRETGLHFNTFRFYDPDVGRFTTQDPIGLAGGFNLYQYAPNPIGWVDPWGWEVCRLSASQKRAMGPAPKGMVKPHYHHIVREKAPKSWKAQNRKYITDSQKILAKHKVGLNDDPRNFTWAQNGGGNHSVASAKKVYEILQKADIGGTASVENALKKMGDQMAKGIF from the coding sequence ATGTCTGACGCGCTCTGGGCCGCTCGCCTGGGCGATGCACTGAACCACACCTCAATGATGGCCGACATTCTCGGCGGTGTGCTGGAAGTAGCAGCCAACATTGCGATTACCGCCCTGGCGACGGCTGCGGTGGTGGCCGCCACCGGCATCACTGTCGCCACGGGTGGCTTGGGTTGCTTCCTGCTCGGTGCGGTGGTCGGTGCGGTCGTAGGCATTGCCATGAGCAAGACCGGGGCCGACGAAGGCCTGAGTCATATCTGCGAAGGCATCGGCAACGCCCTCTTCCCGCCCACGGTGCAGGCCAACATTCTCACCGGCTCCAAGGACACCTTCACCAACAACATCCCCTCGGCCCGCGCCGCCGGAGCGGTTGTTTCCCACGTCGCGCCGGCCGGCACCGAACTGGACATGCCCGCGCCGGAAGAAGAGGCCGAGGCCAGTTACCTGGACATGGCCGGCAACTTCTTCTCACAGATGTGGCGCCCCACCGTCGCCTCGCCCGCCCCCGGCACAGAAACCCGGCCGGAAGACCTGGTGATCTGCACCAAACACCCCCCCATGCCGCCGCAGTTCATGGCCGAAGGCTCGGACAAGGTCACCATCAACGGCCAGCCCGCCGTGCGCAGCGGCGACCGCAGCACCTGCGATGCGACGGTGGTGTCAGCCGGGTTGATTTCCCCGGACGTGACCATTGGCGGCGGCTCAGTGGTGGTGCGCGAGATTCGCAGCGGCAAGACCCCGGGCGTAGGGTTGGCGGTCACGGCATTGCTGATGCTCAAGGGCGGCAAGGGCAAGTTCTTCAGCAAACTGCCGTGCATGCTGGCCGGTGGCGCGGCGTCGATGGCGGTCAGCAGCGCCATGGGCGCCGCGGCCAACGCCGCCATGGGCTCGTCGAACCCGGTGCATGCCGCGACCGGAGCCAAGGTGCTGGGCCGCGATGAAGAGCTGGACTTCGTGTTGCCCGGTGTTCTGCCGATCGACTGGCAACGCTTCTACAACAGCCGCGATGAACGTCGTGGCGGGATGTTCGGCACCGGTTGGAGCGTGGCCTACGAGGTGCAGGTGGAGATACTTGCTCATCCGGACGGCGGCGAAACCCTGGTCTACACCGACGAACAGGCCCGGCCCATCGACATGGGCTCGATCCCGCCGGGCGGCGCGGTGTTCAGCGCTGGTGAAGGCCTGGCCGTGCGGCGCCATCTTAACGGGCAGTTGCTGATCGAAAGCGATGACGGCGTGTATCGCCTGTTCGAACCCACGCCGGAGCACACATCACTGCTGCGCCTGAGCCAACTCGGTGACCGCAACGACAATCGCATCTTCCTCGACTACGACGCCGCCGGACGGCTGATGCGCCTGCGCGACACCTTCGATCTGGTGCAAGTCGAGCTGATCCGCGAGCGCGAACGCGTCACCCGGATAGAACGCCTCTACCCCGACCAACAGCGCGAAGTGCTGGTCAGCTATGCCTACGACACGGCGAACAACCTCAGCGAAGTGCGCGACGCCACCGGCCAGGTGCAACGGCGCTTCAGCTACGACGCCGGCCAGCGAATGGTGGAACACCAGCTGCCCACCGGGCTGCGTTGCTTCTACGAATGGGCTCTGATCGAAGACCAGGAATGGCGCGTGGTTCGGCACTGGACCGACGAGGGCGACACCTATCAGTTCGACTATGACCTCAAGGCCGGCGTAACCCGCATCACCGACGGCTTGCAGCGCGTCAGCACACGGCAGTGGAACCGCCAGCACCAGATCACCCGATACAGCGACAACCTCGGCCAGAGCTGGCTGTTCGAGTGGAACGACGAACGCCAGATGCTCAGCGCCACCGACCCACAGGGCGGGCGCTATGCCTACAGCTATGACGAGGCCGGTAACCTGATCGGCGAAATCGACCCGTTGGGCCGCAGCGATTCGACGTTATGGCTCGAGCACTGGGCCCTGCCGCTGGTGGACACCGATGCCGCCGGCCACAGCTGGAAATACCGCTACGATCAACGCGGCAACTGCAGCGCCGAAACCGATCCCCTGGGCCACGTCACCCACTATCGCTACGACGCCCACGGTCAGGTCATCGAAATCATCGACGCCACCGGCAAGATTAAAAAGCTGCGCTGGAACCCGTTCGGGCAATTGGTGGAGCATGTGGATTGTTCGGGCTACCCGACACGGTTCAGCTATGACCAGCGCGGCTACCTGCAGACCATCACCGACGCCCTCGGCGAGCGCACCCACTTCAGCTACGACGCCCAGGGACGCTTGCTCAGCAGCCAATTGCCGGATGGCCGCACCGAACAGTACCAGCGCGACCTCGCCGGGCAGTTGACCGGCTACACTGACCCGGCCGGGCACACCACGCTCTACCAGCACAACCGTCGCGGTCAGGTCCGCCAACGCACCGACGCCCACGGCCGGCAGGTGCAATTCGCGTACGACAGCTACGGGCGGCTGCAAGCGCTGGTCAATGAGAACTGTGAGAGCTATCGGTTTGCCTGGGATGCCGGGGACCGGCTGATTGAACAACAGGACCTCGATGGCAGCGCCAAGCGCTACACCTACGACCCGCTCGACAACGTCGCGGCGGTGACGGCCATACCAGCGCCGTACGGCACCGGCCTGGCTGTAATCCCCGAGACGCCTCCAGCGCCCATCGTCCATCGCCTGGAGCGCGACGCCGTGGGCCGACTGATCGCCAAGGTCACCGACGACGGTCGCACCGAATACACTTACGACCCGCTCGACCAGCTCACCGCCGTCACCTTCACCGATCTGCAAGACAACGCGCAAACCCTGAGCTTCGCCTACGACGCCACCGGCCAGTTGCTCGCCGAAAACAGCGCCGCCGGCAGCCTGCAACACCACTACGACGAACTCGGCAACCTGATCCAGACCCAATTGCCCGATGGCCGCTGGGTCAATCGCCTGTACTACGGCAGCGGCCACCTGCACCAGATCAACCTCGACGGCCAGATCATCAGCGACTTCGAACGCGACCGCCTGCACCGCGAAGTGCTGCGCACCCAAGGCCAGATCAGCACCCGCAGCGAATATGACCGCAGCGGCCGCCTGCGCGCACGCCAACGCCGCCATACCAGCCAACCCTCGCTGCTGCCGGCTGCGGTGCAAAAACACTTCGAGTACGACCCCACCGACAACCTGATTGGCAAACTCGACCAGCAACCCGCAGCGCAACACCGGCAACTGCTGCACTACGACGCCACCGGCCGCATCGTCGCCAGCCAGGACAGCCTGCACGGCCAGCGCGAAACCTTCGCCTACGACGCCGCCGCCAACCTGCTGGACGGCCCGCAAGCCGGCGCCGGGCTGGTGGTGCACAACAAACTGCTGACCTACCAGGACAAGCGGTATCGGTACGATGCCTTTGGCCGGATGATCGAAAAACGCAGCGCCGCGCGCGGCCTGCAACGCTTCGCCTACGACGCCGAAAGCCGCCTGATCGAAGTGCACAATGACAATGGCAGCGTGGTCAAGATGACCTACGACCCGCTGGGCCGGCGCACCGAAAAAGCCGAGCACGACAGCCACGGCTACCCACTGGGCGAAACCCGTTTCACCTGGGACGGCCTGCGCCTGTTGCAGGAACACCGCCACCAGCAAACCAGTCTGTACCTCTACGAAGACGACGGCCACGAACCCCTGGCCCGCGTCGACGGCAGCGGCCCGCTGCAAAAGATCCGCTACTACCACAACGACCTCAACGGCCTGCCGGAACAACTCACCGAGGCCGACGGGCACAATGTTTGGCAGGCCACGTATCGGGTGTGGGGCAACACGCTGGAAGAGGTGCGCGAACCGTATTACATCGAAGAGCAGAATTTGCGGTTCCAGGGGCAGTACCTGGACCGGGAAACCGGGCTGCATTTCAATACGTTCAGGTTTTATGATCCGGATGTGGGGCGGTTTACTACGCAGGATCCGATTGGGTTGGCGGGGGGATTCAACCTCTATCAATACGCACCGAATCCTATTGGGTGGGTAGATCCGTGGGGTTGGGAAGTTTGTCGACTCAGCGCCTCACAGAAGAGAGCGATGGGGCCTGCGCCTAAGGGTATGGTGAAGCCGCATTACCATCATATCGTCCGCGAAAAAGCTCCGAAAAGCTGGAAAGCGCAAAATCGAAAATACATTACCGACTCGCAAAAAATTCTGGCCAAACACAAAGTCGGCCTGAACGACGATCCGCGCAACTTCACTTGGGCCCAGAATGGTGGGGGAAATCACTCTGTAGCCAGCGCGAAAAAGGTTTATGAAATTCTTCAGAAAGCGGACATCGGTGGGACGGCCAGTGTCGAAAACGCATTGAAAAAAATGGGTGATCAAATGGCAAAAGGAATTTTTTAA
- the ccoG gene encoding cytochrome c oxidase accessory protein CcoG, giving the protein MSNQIPVHDVTPPAKDANQSVDLYASREKIYTRAFTGLFRNLRMVGGGMLFLLYFGTVWLNWGGHQAVWWNLPERKFFIFGATFWPQDFILLSGLLIIAAFGLFFITVYAGRVWCGYTCPQSVWTWIFMWCEKVTEGDRNQRIKLDKAPMSGNKFLRKLAKHSLWLLIGFVTGMTFVGYFSPIRELVFEFFTGQADGWSYFWVGFFTLATYGNAGWLREQVCIYMCPYARFQSVMFDKDTLIVSYDPRRGESRGPRKKGVDYKALGLGDCIDCTMCVQVCPTGIDIRDGLQIECIGCAACIDACDNIMDKMDYPRGLISYTTEHNLSGQKTHKLRPRLIGYALVLLAMISLLVTAFFMRSLVGFDVSKDRVLYRENAEGRIENVYSLKIMNKDQRDHTYVLDATGLPDLKLQGRREIKVAAGEIFTQPVELSSAPEQLPSSANEVTFILKDADDDSVHVEAKSRFIGPQIR; this is encoded by the coding sequence ATGAGCAACCAGATTCCGGTACATGACGTCACCCCGCCTGCCAAGGACGCGAACCAAAGCGTCGATCTCTACGCTTCTCGGGAAAAAATCTACACCCGCGCCTTCACGGGCCTGTTCCGCAACTTGCGGATGGTCGGCGGTGGCATGTTGTTCCTGCTGTACTTCGGTACGGTCTGGCTGAATTGGGGCGGGCATCAGGCGGTCTGGTGGAACCTGCCCGAACGCAAATTCTTCATTTTCGGCGCGACCTTCTGGCCCCAAGACTTCATCCTTCTGTCAGGGCTGCTGATTATTGCCGCCTTTGGCCTGTTTTTCATCACGGTATACGCCGGACGGGTCTGGTGCGGCTACACCTGCCCGCAAAGCGTATGGACGTGGATTTTCATGTGGTGCGAGAAGGTCACCGAAGGCGACCGCAACCAGCGCATCAAGCTCGACAAGGCGCCCATGAGCGGGAACAAGTTCCTGCGCAAGCTGGCCAAGCACAGCTTGTGGCTGCTGATCGGTTTCGTCACTGGCATGACCTTCGTCGGGTATTTCAGCCCCATCCGTGAACTGGTGTTCGAGTTCTTTACCGGCCAGGCCGATGGCTGGTCATATTTCTGGGTCGGTTTCTTCACCCTCGCCACCTACGGCAACGCCGGCTGGCTGCGCGAGCAGGTGTGCATCTACATGTGCCCTTACGCACGCTTCCAGAGCGTGATGTTCGACAAGGACACCCTGATCGTTTCCTACGACCCGCGTCGCGGCGAAAGCCGTGGCCCACGCAAGAAGGGCGTTGACTACAAGGCCCTGGGCCTGGGGGACTGCATCGACTGCACCATGTGCGTCCAGGTCTGCCCCACCGGTATCGACATTCGCGACGGCCTGCAGATCGAATGCATCGGCTGCGCGGCGTGCATCGACGCCTGCGACAACATCATGGACAAGATGGATTACCCGCGCGGGCTGATCAGCTACACCACCGAACATAACCTCTCGGGACAGAAAACCCATAAACTGCGCCCACGCCTGATCGGTTATGCCCTGGTGCTGCTGGCAATGATCAGCCTGCTGGTGACCGCGTTCTTCATGCGTTCGCTGGTGGGTTTCGACGTCAGCAAGGACCGTGTGCTGTACCGCGAGAACGCCGAAGGCCGGATCGAGAACGTCTACAGCCTCAAGATCATGAACAAGGACCAGCGCGATCATACGTACGTGCTGGACGCCACTGGCTTGCCGGACCTCAAGCTGCAGGGACGCCGGGAAATCAAGGTCGCGGCTGGCGAGATCTTCACCCAGCCGGTAGAACTGTCCAGCGCGCCGGAGCAACTGCCGTCGAGCGCCAACGAGGTGACCTTCATCCTCAAGGATGCCGATGACGACAGCGTTCATGTTGAAGCCAAGAGCCGGTTCATCGGCCCACAAATTCGTTGA
- a CDS encoding type II toxin-antitoxin system VapC family toxin, producing MFLLDTNVISELRKPHADKNVQAWARSVSAPNLYVSAITVLELETGVLRFERKDPAQGSHLRAWLDNHVIPAFAGRILAVDRTVALRCARLHIPDRSNECDALIAATALVHGLTVVTRNVSDFQSSGVALLNPWSS from the coding sequence ATGTTTCTACTCGACACCAATGTCATTTCGGAACTGCGCAAGCCGCATGCAGATAAAAACGTACAGGCCTGGGCACGTAGCGTGTCCGCCCCCAACCTGTACGTCTCGGCAATTACCGTACTGGAACTGGAAACCGGTGTATTGCGCTTCGAACGCAAGGACCCGGCGCAAGGCAGCCACCTGCGCGCGTGGCTGGATAACCACGTCATACCCGCATTTGCCGGCAGGATCCTGGCGGTCGACCGCACCGTCGCGCTACGCTGCGCTCGCCTGCACATACCCGATCGCAGCAATGAATGCGATGCACTGATTGCCGCCACCGCGCTGGTCCATGGCCTGACCGTGGTCACCCGCAATGTGAGTGATTTTCAAAGCAGCGGCGTGGCCCTGCTCAATCCATGGTCAAGCTGA
- a CDS encoding type II toxin-antitoxin system Phd/YefM family antitoxin has protein sequence MSITTISSREFNHDTSGAKKAARQGPVIITDRGRPAHVLLSIEEYQKLTGIGTSIVEMLVMPDAPDIDFDTERTVITPRPVDLS, from the coding sequence ATGTCCATCACGACCATTTCCAGCCGCGAATTCAACCACGACACAAGTGGTGCCAAAAAAGCTGCCCGCCAAGGGCCGGTCATCATCACTGACCGTGGCAGGCCGGCCCACGTACTGCTAAGCATTGAGGAGTACCAGAAACTGACCGGCATTGGCACCAGCATTGTCGAGATGCTGGTCATGCCCGATGCGCCGGATATCGATTTCGATACCGAACGTACCGTCATCACTCCCCGGCCAGTGGACCTGTCCTGA
- a CDS encoding ankyrin repeat domain-containing protein: MTNPEEIYEKNIKTLSAIHADIASGNGASLKKHLEKNPALLHLPLYGLEGQETLLHMAAEQGQTEICRLLVALGIALDQPAASSGNSTPLTAAAGNGHLQTCQWFLEAGALVDGWPDSITTPLIDAITSGHQHIVNLLIEHHADINRLHTRLNTAPLDIANTWGFTDIAAVLRKAGAVSIMDVIENPAEEFGGPIATFVHNTAGWVLPAQLSPFSNEAGLELRISCIEGKNKFKLLFTVGLFAKSPHTELFVCLPGDWPLTQQGFPPHSPWVFPVELLSLLARHTFDNGPLSEGQIISKTDKDFAQLSWPSDADALLVVDKIWNTTEEPVDEHHEDSVKLYVLVPLKLPKKGLPEGDALASLLEKKRKAGWKSIALTSPLQS; the protein is encoded by the coding sequence ATGACCAACCCAGAAGAAATTTATGAAAAGAACATCAAGACTTTATCCGCCATTCATGCCGACATCGCCTCGGGAAATGGAGCCTCGCTAAAAAAGCACCTGGAGAAAAATCCCGCTCTATTGCACCTGCCCCTGTATGGCCTTGAGGGGCAGGAGACGTTGCTGCACATGGCTGCCGAACAGGGTCAAACCGAAATTTGCCGCTTATTGGTGGCTTTAGGTATTGCACTGGACCAGCCTGCCGCGAGTTCCGGTAACAGCACCCCCCTTACCGCCGCCGCCGGCAACGGACATCTACAAACATGCCAATGGTTTCTTGAAGCTGGTGCCTTGGTAGACGGTTGGCCTGACAGCATAACCACCCCGCTGATTGACGCGATCACCTCCGGGCACCAGCACATCGTCAATCTTCTTATAGAACACCATGCCGACATCAATCGACTGCACACCCGACTGAATACCGCGCCGTTGGACATCGCCAATACGTGGGGATTTACAGACATTGCGGCCGTCTTAAGAAAAGCCGGGGCGGTCAGTATCATGGACGTTATTGAGAACCCGGCCGAAGAATTCGGCGGGCCTATAGCCACTTTCGTGCACAACACAGCAGGTTGGGTTTTACCCGCGCAACTAAGTCCCTTCAGTAATGAAGCGGGGCTGGAGCTGCGTATCAGCTGCATCGAGGGTAAGAACAAGTTCAAGTTACTCTTTACCGTCGGACTTTTTGCCAAAAGCCCTCATACCGAATTATTCGTATGCTTGCCCGGCGACTGGCCTCTCACGCAGCAAGGTTTTCCCCCGCACAGTCCTTGGGTTTTCCCGGTTGAGTTGCTGTCCCTGCTCGCTCGCCACACGTTCGATAACGGCCCCTTGTCGGAAGGCCAGATCATTTCAAAAACAGATAAAGACTTCGCCCAGCTCAGCTGGCCGAGCGATGCCGACGCGCTGTTGGTCGTGGACAAAATTTGGAACACCACCGAAGAGCCGGTGGATGAACACCATGAGGACTCGGTAAAACTCTACGTCCTGGTTCCTCTCAAGCTGCCGAAGAAAGGGCTACCTGAGGGCGACGCTTTAGCCTCGCTCTTGGAGAAAAAACGAAAGGCGGGCTGGAAAAGTATCGCGTTGACTTCACCGCTACAAAGTTAA
- the ccoP gene encoding cytochrome-c oxidase, cbb3-type subunit III, with amino-acid sequence MTTFWSLYVTVLSLGTIFALTWLLLSTRKGQRAEQTDETVGHSFDGIEEYDNPLPKWWFMLFVGTIIFALGYLVLYPGLGNWKGLLPGYNYLDTEKQTPFANGQTGWTGVHEWEKEMARSDAKFGPIFAKFASMPIEEVAKDPQALKMGGRLFASNCSVCHGSDAKGAYGFPNLTDADWRWGGEPETIKTTIMGGRHAVMPGWAAVVGEQGVADVSAYVVTSLHGRKLPEGAKADPANGQKLFAANCVACHGPAGKGTPAMGAPDLTHPAGFIYGSSFAQLQQTIRYGRQGQMPAQADLQGNDKVHLLAAYVYSLSHGEPAPAADAQ; translated from the coding sequence ATGACTACGTTCTGGAGTCTGTACGTCACAGTCCTCAGCCTGGGAACGATCTTCGCCCTGACCTGGCTGCTGCTGTCGACCCGTAAGGGCCAGCGCGCCGAACAAACGGACGAGACGGTTGGTCACTCGTTCGATGGCATCGAAGAGTACGACAACCCACTGCCCAAATGGTGGTTCATGCTGTTCGTGGGCACCATTATCTTCGCTCTGGGTTACCTGGTGCTCTATCCGGGCCTGGGCAACTGGAAAGGCCTGCTGCCAGGCTATAACTACCTGGACACCGAAAAGCAGACCCCTTTCGCCAATGGCCAGACCGGCTGGACCGGTGTTCACGAGTGGGAAAAGGAAATGGCCCGTTCGGACGCCAAGTTCGGTCCGATCTTCGCCAAGTTTGCTTCCATGCCGATTGAAGAAGTCGCCAAGGACCCGCAAGCCCTGAAGATGGGTGGCCGCCTGTTCGCCTCCAACTGCTCGGTCTGCCACGGTTCCGACGCCAAGGGTGCCTACGGCTTCCCGAACCTGACCGACGCCGACTGGCGCTGGGGTGGTGAGCCGGAAACCATCAAGACCACCATCATGGGCGGTCGTCATGCCGTGATGCCGGGCTGGGCTGCCGTGGTTGGCGAGCAAGGTGTTGCCGACGTCTCCGCCTACGTGGTGACCAGTCTGCACGGCCGTAAACTGCCGGAAGGCGCCAAGGCCGATCCGGCCAATGGCCAGAAGCTGTTCGCAGCCAACTGCGTGGCCTGCCACGGTCCAGCCGGCAAGGGCACGCCTGCCATGGGCGCACCTGACCTGACGCACCCGGCCGGTTTCATCTACGGTTCGAGCTTCGCTCAGCTGCAGCAGACCATCCGTTACGGTCGCCAGGGCCAGATGCCTGCCCAGGCCGATCTGCAGGGTAACGACAAGGTCCACCTGCTGGCTGCGTACGTCTACAGCCTGTCTCATGGTGAACCGGCGCCAGCCGCCGATGCCCAGTAA
- a CDS encoding CcoQ/FixQ family Cbb3-type cytochrome c oxidase assembly chaperone gives MDIGMIRGLGTVVVMVAFIGLALWVFSPKRKSEFDDATLLPFADDPEAIKHVEQASRSNKE, from the coding sequence ATGGATATCGGGATGATTCGCGGCCTAGGCACCGTCGTCGTGATGGTGGCCTTTATCGGCCTGGCGTTGTGGGTGTTCAGCCCCAAGCGCAAATCGGAATTTGACGACGCGACCTTGCTGCCATTCGCGGATGATCCCGAAGCCATCAAGCACGTCGAGCAAGCTTCTAGGAGTAACAAAGAATGA
- a CDS encoding FixH family protein has product MPAATATSPWYKHLWPWIIIGILACSVTLSLTMVTIAVNNPDNLVNDNYYEAGKGINRSLERELLGQTLQLHANVQLDDVTGEVNLRLSGDSRPQTLELNLISPTQPEKDRKVVLTRNDSEPGRYVGQLTDKIEGRRFVELLGVENDKTWRLFEEEQINHDQAVLLGDEPLQGAEDLKK; this is encoded by the coding sequence ATGCCTGCAGCAACCGCTACAAGTCCCTGGTACAAGCACCTCTGGCCGTGGATCATCATTGGAATTTTGGCCTGCTCGGTGACACTGAGCCTGACCATGGTGACCATCGCCGTGAACAACCCGGACAATCTGGTCAACGACAACTATTACGAAGCCGGCAAAGGCATCAACCGCTCCCTGGAGCGCGAACTGCTGGGCCAGACCCTGCAACTGCATGCCAACGTGCAACTGGATGACGTCACCGGCGAAGTGAACCTGCGCCTGAGCGGCGACAGCCGGCCCCAGACCCTGGAACTGAACCTGATCTCGCCGACCCAGCCGGAAAAGGACCGCAAGGTCGTCCTGACGCGCAACGACAGCGAACCGGGACGGTATGTCGGTCAGTTGACGGACAAGATCGAAGGCCGGCGCTTTGTCGAATTGCTGGGGGTCGAGAACGACAAGACCTGGCGGCTGTTCGAAGAAGAGCAGATCAACCATGACCAGGCCGTCCTGCTCGGCGATGAACCGCTGCAAGGCGCTGAAGACCTGAAGAAATAA